One genomic segment of Penaeus chinensis breed Huanghai No. 1 chromosome 13, ASM1920278v2, whole genome shotgun sequence includes these proteins:
- the LOC125031599 gene encoding cuticle protein AM1159-like produces the protein MWGVSEHQEAPEIVFACLAALALARPQSPESEAETVLDERSDNGDGNFQYTFETSNGIRASKIGTPGSEGQSNMQGSFSFLLPDGSTAEVSFVADENGYQPSSDLLPVAPPLPDHVHELLRIAEEQRASGITFE, from the exons ATCGTCTTTGCCTGTCTggccgccctcgccctcgcccgtcCTCAGTCACCCGAGTCTGAGGCCGAGACCGTTTTGGACGAGAGGTCCGACAACGGCGACGGCAACTTCCAGTACACCTTCGAGACGAGCAATGGTATCAGGGCCAGCAAAATTGGCACTCCCGGATCTGAGGGCCAGAGCAACATGCAGGGCTCATTCAG CTTCCTCCTTCCCGACGGAAGCACCGCCGAAGTCAGCTTCGTCGCCGACGAGAACGGTTACCAGCCCTCGTCCGACCTCCTGCCCGTTGCCCCGCCGCTGCCCGATCACGTGCATGAACTGCTCCGCATTGCTGAGGAACAACGGGCGAGCGGAATCACCTTTGAATAA
- the LOC125031600 gene encoding cuticle protein AM1159-like has product MKLVSTACTSCIVIAGVVFDGIVFACLAALALARPQTPESEAETVLDERSDNGDGNFQYTFETSNGIRASKIGTPGSEGQSNMQGSFSFLLPDGSTAEVSFVADENGYQPSSDLLPVAPPLPDHVHELLRIAEEQRASGITFE; this is encoded by the exons ATGAAGCTGGTGAGTACAGCATGCACGTCCTGCATTGTCATTGCTGGCGTTGTATTTGACGGT ATCGTCTTTGCCTGTCTggccgccctcgccctcgcccgtcCTCAGACACCCGAGTCTGAGGCCGAGACCGTTTTGGACGAGAGGTCCGACAACGGCGACGGCAACTTCCAGTACACCTTCGAGACGAGCAATGGTATCAGGGCCAGCAAAATTGGCACTCCCGGATCTGAGGGCCAGAGCAACATGCAGGGCTCATTCAG CTTCCTCCTTCCCGACGGAAGCACCGCCGAAGTCAGCTTCGTCGCCGACGAGAACGGTTACCAGCCCTCGTCCGACCTCCTGCCCGTCGCCCCGCCGCTGCCCGATCACGTGCATGAACTGCTCCGCATTGCTGAGGAACAACGGGCGAGCGGAATCACCTTTGAATAA
- the LOC125031601 gene encoding cuticle protein AM1159-like yields MLQHTTTMKLVSRPCTSCIVIAGVVFEGIIFACLAALALARPQTPESEAETVLDERSDNGDGNFQYTFETSNGIRASKIGTPGSEGQSNMQGSFSFLLPDGSTAEVSFVADENGYQPSSDLLPVAPPLPDHVHELLRIAEEQRASGITFE; encoded by the exons ATGCTTCAGCACACTACAACAATGAAGCTGGTGAGTAGACCATGCACGTCCTGCATTGTCATTGCTGGTGTTGTATTTGAGGGG ATCATCTTCGCCTGCTTggccgccctcgccctcgcccgtcCTCAGACACCCGAGTCTGAGGCCGAGACCGTTTTGGACGAGAGGTCCGACAACGGCGACGGCAACTTTCAGTACACCTTCGAGACGAGCAATGGTATCAGGGCCAGCAAAATTGGCACTCCCGGATCTGAGGGCCAGAGCAACATGCAGGGTTCATTCAG CTTCCTCCTTCCCGACGGAAGCACCGCCGAAGTCAGCTTCGTCGCCGACGAGAACGGTTACCAGCCCTCGTCCGACCTCCTGCCCGTTGCCCCGCCGTTGCCCGATCACGTGCATGAACTGCTCCGCATTGCTGAGGAACAACGGGCGAGCGGAATCACCTTTGAATAA
- the LOC125031934 gene encoding cuticle protein AMP1A-like, which produces MKIIVLACLAAVAVAAPQLEERVVELLRDDRVANEDGTFSYAVEADNGIKTAVSGSIGTKGQINQEGSYTFILEDGTQAIVSFVANENGFQPQSSILPTPHPLPEHVYELLEIAERQRAEGIVFE; this is translated from the exons ATGAAGATT ATCGTTCTTGCCTGTCTTGCCGCCGTGGCTGTTGCCGCCCCTCAGCTTGAGGAGCGAGTCGTCGAACTCCTTCGTGATGACCGTGTAGCCAACGAGGACGGCACCTTCTCCTACGCCGTAGAAGCTGACAACGGCATCAAAACAGCCGTTTCTGGAAGCATCGGAACCAAAGGCCAGATCAACCAGGAGGGATCTTATAC CTTTATCCTCGAGGATGGTACCCAGGCTATTGTCTCTTTCGTGgccaacgagaacggcttccagccccagtccagcatcctgcccactccccaccctcttcctgaaCACGTCTATGAGCTGCTGGAAATCGCTGAGCGTCAGCGCGCTGAGGGCATCGTGTTCGAATAA
- the LOC125031602 gene encoding cuticle protein AMP1A-like, translated as MAKPLSGTEYSIVFPRITTMKIIILACLAAVAVAAPQVQERVVELLRDERVVNEDGTFSYVVEADNGINTAVSGSIGAEGQINQEGSYTFILEDGTQAIVSFVANENGFQPQSSILPTPHPLPEHVFELLEIAERQRAEGIVFE; from the exons ATGGCCAAGCCTTTAAGTGGAACGGAATATTC TATAGTGTTCCCTAGGATAACCACCATGAAGATT ATCATCCTTGCCTGTCTCGCTGCCGTGGCTGTTGCTGCCCCTCAGGTCCAGGAGCGAGTGGTCGAACTCCTTCGCGATGAGCGCGTAGTCAACGAGGACGGCACCTTCTCCTACGTCGTGGAAGCTGACAACGGCATCAACACAGCCGTTTCTGGAAGCATCGGAGCCGAAGGCCAGATCAACCAGGAAGGATCCTACAC CTTTATCCTCGAGGACGGTACCCAGGCTATTGTCTCTTTTGTGgccaacgagaacggcttccagccccagtccagcatcctgcccactccccaccctcttcctgaaCATGTCTTTGAGCTGCTGGAAATCGCAGAGCGTCAGCGCGCTGAGGGCATTGTGTTCGAATAA
- the LOC125031747 gene encoding cuticle protein AMP1A-like yields MKIIVLACLAAVAVAAPQLQERVVELLRDERVVNEDGTFSYVVEADNGINTAVSGSIGAEGQINQEGSYTFILEDGTQAIVSFVANENGFQPQSSILPTPHPLPEHVFELLEIAERQRAEGIVFE; encoded by the exons ATGAAGATC ATCGTCCTTGCCTGTCTCGCTGCTGTGGCCGTCGCTGCCCCTCAGCTCCAGGAGCGAGTGGTCGAACTCCTTCGCGATGAACGCGTAGTCAACGAGGACGGCACCTTCTCCTACGTCGTGGAAGCTGACAACGGCATCAACACAGCCGTTTCTGGAAGCATCGGAGCCGAAGGCCAGATCAACCAGGAGGGATCCTATAC CTTTATCCTCGAGGACGGTACCCAGGCTATTGTCTCTTTCGTGgccaacgagaacggcttccagccccagtccagcatcctgcccactccccaccctcttcctgaaCACGTCTTTGAGCTGCTGGAAATCGCAGAGCGTCAGCGCGCTGAGGGCATTGTGTTCGAATAA